Part of the Henckelia pumila isolate YLH828 chromosome 2, ASM3356847v2, whole genome shotgun sequence genome is shown below.
ttattgatgaaattaaaaaaaattaaatttctaattGTAAGAAAATATGTCTCAAAGTACATATTTTTTAGACTttattattcattaaaattaACTATAtgagaaaaattattaaaaataaaaaaaattaaatgtaattttaattttttttataaatgatatttacaaaaataataataataagaagaaGAATCGACTAGTCATACACACAAGATGTGGTGTGCAGGGTACGTATAACCTGAACTGACGTTTAGCTTACAACCAATAATTAGTGAACGTCACGTCAACCAGTACTCGTATAGTTAGACACGGTGGTTACCCATTATATCAAAAATCTATAGACACATACACACTTGTGTACCTTGTATAAATGTCATAATATGACAAATATATGAGAACAAGAGAGCATAGAAAAAAGGGATGTGGGGGAGTGGTGGCCTTGCCTAGTCTTTTTTATACGTTTTTCAGATGGTTCAATAGCTGTGCTTTTTGGCTACTTATTGTTGCATGCATCGTGCTTGGTGACTTacgataattatatatatttttatatctcGATTATGTTCAAGTTGTGTGTGACATCTCATAAAATAATGGATGAAATATATTACATATTTCTTTGGGATACATACATCACCTAGCGTATTTTTCCCATCgactatatatataaattaaatccaAGAATTCGGTCATTGTCGATTCGATTTATCTGTTGGAGAAACCtaaatttgtatattattatAGTTTGACGGGCTCGTTTTAGAACATATTAATAGATAAAATCAAACTCTTTATTATTGACCGAATAATTTCATCAACTCAGATATGCTCATAAAATTAAACTATTTACATGTATTTGTATATAATATGAAATAGTACCAAAGTCAAAGAGAGTATTTTATTTCCAATACAACAAAGTCCACCCGATCTAACTACTGTGGGAGAATGACATATTACATTCGTCAAAATCTAAGAAAAAAACTCTTtgctttaaataaattattagtcTTTTACgccatttattttaaaaatgaaaCGCAAAACCCCTCGTATATATGTGTGCATACTTTATATATGTAGATATTTTTGTCTCGGAATATGTAAAGCACGTATGAATACAACTAATAATTAAGAGGTTTTATAAATCACATTTGAAAACATAGGTGAGTTtgttatatgaattttttttgggttttttgtgtttgtttttttttttttttttgtggtgaGCATATACTAATTAATATGGGTTTTGATAAGATACTTTACCCTAATAATCTAAGCTtagatttttttacaaaaactcATATAAAATTGTTTCacaaattaatttgtaaaataaatttttagctCGACTTtaatcattcaaaaatattattttatattgtaAATATAAATCTAATCAATCCATTTCACCAAAATAGACCCGCAATATCCGTATCACATTATATTTactcataaattttttattccAAAATCTGTATTGGTTATGTCAATCTAAAAAAGTGCATTGTGTGCTGTGTTGGTGGACTTCGGAGATTCCCATGTAAAAGAATATATATGTAAGAATCCAGGTGAAATTATAAGCTTACCCTTGCAAAATGAGAACTTTGATCAACTTTATTTGGTTGACCTTGGAAATATTCTACGTACTATGTCATATCACTTTATCCCTTTGTAATTGTTTTTTACTAGTTCGAGATaagatataaaaaataaaaaggggtttctatttttaaaaaatgtaaatgAGTGACTCGATAACTAACAATTTAATGTACTTTATACAAATTTTGATGATGTAAAATTTTTCTCCggattcggtctggtagaacaGATTtccaaatcttcaataaatcgggtcgggtcgggcacgATGGATTTATGCACAAACAGAATCCAAGTtagggggcgccgaaggtgttttcggcgtgacccctccgatgcctaagtcagtgctcgaaAGTGAAAGATCTTGATCTAAAAGTAAAAACAAGAGAATATGCGTACGTAAGTGTGTGAACAAGAAGTGAATATAAGAGATGAATGAATAAACCATGAATCATACTTGTATTTATAGAGGCTTGGAGGGGTAGGTTACCTTGTCAAGGTAGAACATGTGTTAGAGTAGGAGTCTAATTGATGAGtctgaaatcatatcaaatcttagATTCATAAGATATTGTTCTTATCTGTTGCAGATCTTCATGTGTCTGAGAGTACTGGAAGGTTCTAAATATCGGACCCTTCCTAGGCCCGAGTCGGGCTCCAACCATACCAGTTAGGGCTCAATCCCATGAATTTATGATCATGAGCCCATTTCCTAACAGGGTCATCCCAGACTGGGCTACTCATAAAATAAGACTAGATGAGTCTCAAAgtatatttccaaaaatatggattatTGGGCTCGGCCCAGTGAGCTCAGCAGCTAGGGCTTGAGTAAAGGGCTCTTCCCTTTGTCTTGAATAGGTCTATCTAACTTAAATTGGTACATGGGGCATGATCGAATGAGCTTTGTATTCTCTAAAATCCTGTCTCATAACAATAGTAGGTGATTTTTGACCCACGTTCCCTGATTATGGGTTGTCGGGTTCGGGTCGGACCAGATCCAATTATTTATGGGGGCATCAATATTACCTCCCTTTATGGTCTAAAAGAAGTATGAAGTTTAGACCAAGTGGTCTGGTTGGATCCCAAACCGAGTAGGAAAAAATTTCTCCGTACAGATCATATCTCGAATAGGAGTACAACTGTGAGTTTTCTATAAACCGTGTTCCCAAGCTGGAATTAACAAGTATGGGTCATATTCACGAGGCTGAAATATGACAAAATTTTGTAAAGTACTAAACATATTCCCGAGCTGGAATATAACAAAATTTGGCTTAAGCATTAAACATATTCCCTAACTGGAACATGATTTAAAGATCCATCAAATGCAAAGTATATTCCGGAGCTGGAATAAGATTATGATCTTTTAACAAGTGTAAAGCATACTCCGAGCTGGAATTTTGCTAAAATTCAACCACAAATCGCATGATGTACGCCGAGCTGATCGGGCTTTTAAGTTTGATCACAAATTCCGTGCTGTATATGGAGTTGGTCGGGCTTTgattttgaccacgaatggctgGGTGAGTGCGGAGCTGGTCGAATTTTGAATTTGACCACTAAGTGCGTGGTAGGTGCCGAGCTGGTTGGTCTTTGAATTTGACCACGAAGTGCATGGTAGGTACCGAGCTGGTTGGGCTTTGAATTTGACCACGAAGTGCGTGGTAGGTGTCGAGCTTGGTCGagattttgagataaccacgagtggcgtgggtttacatattTCCAAGTTGGTCGggattttgagataaccacgagtggcatgggtttacatattgccgagctggtggggcttttgagataaccacgagtggcgtgtgTTTACATATCGCCGatctggtcgggcttttgagatagcCATGAGTGGCATGAGTTTACATATTTCcaagctggtcgggcttttgagataaccacgagtgacATGAGTTTACATATtgtcgagctggtcgggcttttgaatTCTTCGCGTTTGACAAAAACATGTATTTTTCAAAAAAGATATTTCCAAAGtttgaaaaataacaaaataacttGGCTACTATTGttaacaaaattaaaaacaaaattaatgaAATAACTCACAACCCATTGTGTTATGAGGCTCGGTAGTGGAGTAGGATTGCTCAAGCACCTATGCATAATATTTCTTCAAGTGTTGGGCGTTCCATGACCTCTTCTCTTTTGCTCAGAATGGTCTGGACCATCCCGATCCCTTTTTCCGGGCCGATACTTTCCTCCTTGTTGCGCTACCAATATATCTTTTATTACCTCATCTTGTTGAATTATCCTCTCAATCTCTTGTTTCAATTGTCGACAGTCATTGGTGATGGCCCATATTCATTGTGAAAATCACAATATTTATCAGATTTTGGCCTGCGAGGCCCCTGCTCACTCCATGGGGGTCTTTGTAGTAGTCTTTTTTCTTCGCATATTCGCAGGCCCTGAGTCTTACTTATCCTTAGAGGGGTGAAGGATGTGAATTGTCCAAGCAGCTCGGGTCGAGGAGCTGGTCCCATCTTCCGAGGCGTGCTAGGGATCATGGTGTTCTTTGGGCTTGGAGGCTTGTCTATCCCCCTATTCAACCGAGAAACTTGTATCTCCTCTAAATTCACGTATTTCTCGGCCCGAGCAAGCAACTCATCGTATGTAGATGGCGGTTTTTTGATCAAGGATTTAAGGAAATCCCCTGTAGTAAGTCCTTGGGTGAAAGCGCTGATGAGCAGATCAGTAGTGGCAGTAGGTACTTCAAGGGCCAAAGCACTAAATCGACGAATATATGCTCGCAAATATTCTTGACCTTGCTGTTTGATAGCGAAAAGACTGAGAGTGGTTGTGGGGTGCTTTTTGCTACTATCAAAATGGTGTAGAAAGACCTTGCTGAAATCCTTGAATTCCTTGATATCCCCTGGACGTAATAGGTTGAACCATTGTTGTGCTGGCCCTATCAGAGTATTGAGTTTTACCTGGCACTTGATCGGGTCAGAATATTTGTGCAACATCGCAGCATTCTCAAAACGGGACAGGTGCTCTTCCGGATCCCCTTTTCCATCATATTCCCCAACATGTGAAAACTTAAAGTTTTTGGGGAGTCCGGACTCCAGTATTTCAACAGAGAAAGGAATATTCCGGACTGGCGTGGCTAGATATCCGGACTGCTTCTTCTTCAAGAGCTCCATctcttctttcaatttcttgatCTCCTTCAATTGTGCGTTCTGTTCTGGTGGGGGGGTGATTGGATTCCCCCCTTGCAGCTAACGCTCGTTCGACAGCGGCAGTGacaagtttatttatttgtgcGTTTACTCCATTCGCATCAGCCATCTCAattctttttcttcaaattcccacatacggcgccaattgatgatgtcgaaattttCCTCCgtgttcggtctggtagagtgGATTTCCAAATCTTCAATAaaccgggtcgggtcgggtacaaTGGATTTCTGCACAGACAGAAGCCAAGTtagggggcgccgaaggtgttttcggcgtgacccctccgatgcctaagtcaatGCTCGAAAGTGAAAGAGCTTGACTAAAAGTAAGAATAAGAGAATATGCGTGCGTGAGTATGTAAACAAGAAGTGAATATAAGAGATGAATGAATAAACCATGAAccatacatgtatttataggggcttggaggggtaggttaccttgtcaaggtagaacatgtgttagagtaggactctaattgatgagtctgaaatcatatcaaatcttggaTTCATAAGATATTGTCTTTATTTGTTGCAGATCTTCATGTGTCCGAGAGTACTGGAAGGTTCTAGATATTGTGCCCTTCTTGGGCCTGGGTCGGGCTCCAACCATACCAGTTagggctcaagcccatgaatttATGATCATGAGCCCATTCCCTAACAGGGCCATCCCAGACTgggcttctcataaaataagactAGATGAGTCTCAAAGTATATTTCCAAAATATGGATTATTGGGCTCGGCCCAGTGAGCTCAGCAGCTAGGGCTTGAGTCAAGGGCTCTTCCCTTTGTCTTGAATAAGTCTATCTAACTTGAATTGGTACATGTGACATGATCAAATGAGCTTTGTATTCTCTAAAATCCTGTCTCATAAAAATAGTAGGTGATTTTTGACCCACGTTCCCTGATTCTGGGTTGTCGGGTTCGGGTCGGACCAGACCCAATTATTTATGGGGGCATCAAATTCTGATTACAAGATTGTCTCACGCGTTAATTTTGTGAAACGGATATCAGTTTCACCAGactaatgaaaaatattattttttattaaaaatatgaatagAGTTGACCATATTTCACAAGATACGTACTCTTTCTACATGGTATATCTTGATTTAGTTTACTATAGAGATATCCTaccattatatatatgtatatagttCTGAATCGGGTTATATATGATACAAAGAGTGTAACGCAATTAACGAAAACCAACATGAACTAAATTTATTCATAGTtggaatcaattttttttattccttCCCATCATTATGTACTTAAAGAAGTTATTTATGAAACAAATTAAGATACAATTAAatgtattatttgatatgtcaaaaataaaaataataaaatagtttCGTATTCGTTTTCAAGTAATTACCGGTCCCAATTTAATATTGATACTCGATTCAATTTAATTCGGTACCAAATTATATTCAAATCAGTTCGATAAACatctattttcgaaaatttcaccCTATTTATACATACACTGTGCCTTAATAATGCATCTATTAGTGAAAATTTATTACTATATGttttatcgctttatttacaattttattagttattattatttgactaTTTCAAGTTCAACCAAACAATTGTCTTGTACGAAAAATAGATTCTAAAGATCCATTCATTTAATGAGTGGAGATACAGATGGACCAGtagatattatattaaattaaaaatgggTATATTATTATACATAATAAAATCAACTTTTTATTTGTATAAAAATatggaattaaaaataatttatatgcaCACAATAgctaattcattttttttacacAATAGCTAATTCATATGTGCGCAGGAATGTAGATAAAATATCTTATAAAACCGTCTCGCAGTCAAATTTTAAGACATGAATTTTCAATCCAACTTGATTTatgaaataatattaatttttattagaaATATATATCGAGTCGATCTATGTCACGGGCCGATGACTTAACAAGGAATATATGTTAGTAACTAACTTGGGGCAGTGTGGTCCAATAGTGATAAATATTTGTGGGCACCCGGTGAATATGAACCAAACCACTTCTGACCCAATACCCACACCTTTTGCATGTAACAATATTTTGTGGCAGCTggatttttatttaatgcaactttattatatatatatatatatataaatttttagcTGCGCAACTAATGTTTCGTTTTCGACCACTAAAATCAGAGGCGGCCCTGCCCATGCCAAAGTGAGGccccaaatttaaaaaaaattattatacatgtatattataaatattatttattaatgtactttaattaattattattatattatagaaGCTATTAAAAAAGTCGAAGAATATTTATACATCGTCAACAACAAAGCTATCATCCAAATTAATATGTTCAATTTTTGCTTCGTTCATCACCTCTTAATTTGACGTTGTTTGTCGTCGATCATCAATTTTCACGTTCTTGGAATTGATTTTTATAGCTTGATGTTCGACCAATTTCCTATTGACCTCTGTGTGCGTTAAAATTTGACTTATGAATcattcaatttatttttaatttaatgttatattttaatatttatagtttatTTCATGCCGTGGTTGAAAATTATGGATTGCAGGTACGAATTTCGAaactttattttgaaaattgggacttttatttaatttatctttaATGACTAAATTAACtgcttttaaattaaattaacactTAAATTATGAGTTTTGATGGTTAAATGTGATATTTTTTTGGGATCATAATTATATTCACAAAATATGAAGATAATTTTGTATAGCTcgattatatttgatttttttaaatggaaTTTGATATTTACACTCTATTTTGTGTTACCTACACTCCAATTTATGTGTAAAATGAAGTGCAAATTTATTTACAGagtgaaataataaaaaatggagtgtaaatatcaacttctattttaaattaatttaagaaaCTCTTCCTCTAATCTTCGCTCCGGGCCTCATTTTCCTTTGGACCACCCCTGACTAAAACCCGATACAGTGTTTTAGTaatgcgaaaaataaaaataaaaaaactaaagatcggggacgagttgggcaGGAATGGTTAAATAGCTGAAAatttctcatatatatatatacaccaaGTCGTTTTCATTTAAAAAGATCTGATATTGAGAATAATTTTCTTAActacataaatataaaaaaaattaaaatcatatttctaCTAATTAAAGACTCCATACAAAAAAATTGTATCGTAGCGTATTTGTAATTCTTTCGATAAAATAAGAAAGAGAGTAGGATGCGAGAACCAAAATTAAATGATTTCTATTTCAAATTTGGAACATCACTgtagttttttgtttttgttttttttattaatattttatataaaaatatgttgTGGGGTTTTGATTTGAGATGATTTAAGGGAAGGCCGAACAATTGTTTTCAAAACTGAATTGGATCGATAGGTTCGACTGGGAATCAGTCACAAATTCGGTTTGAaacatgcttaaaaatcattttaatgGTCAAATCGGTTAGAACTAGTGTTTtcgggttttttttttcaaaattattttttttatttttaaaactttaaatttaatattttattattattattattattattattattattattattattattattatatacgattgtttgaaatttataatttttaaaaaatattttttgataatATTAGAGTTTAGttaatctatttatttatttatttattaaaaattgtatAACTATCTTTGATATTTTGAATGTATATGCATAGTTATTTACTTTTGAAACTTtggtaaatatataattttttgtctatttatatacatattttaggttttttaaaatttaaaatatattattcattatattatattatataaatgatATGATTTTTAGATTCGATCGGTTTGGATCATTGTTTTATGGTAGATCGGGTCGATCACCGATCCGATTATAAAAACATTAGAAGAAACCTTTGAGTTTTACATTATTCCACTCAACACGCCATAaattatgaaaataataaaatattatcttATTTAAACAGTTAATttgttaattaaaaaaaattcttatgtA
Proteins encoded:
- the LOC140879099 gene encoding uncharacterized protein — its product is MELLKKKQSGYLATPVRNIPFSVEILESGLPKNFKFSHVGEYDGKGDPEEHLSRFENAAMLHKYSDPIKCQVKLNTLIGPAQQWFNLLRPGDIKEFKDFSKVFLHHFDSSKKHPTTTLSLFAIKQQGQEYLRAYIRRFSALALEVPTATTDLLISAFTQGLTTGDFLKSLIKKPPSTYDELLARAEKYVNLEEIQVSRLNRGIDKPPSPKNTMIPSTPRKMGPAPRPELLGQFTSFTPLRISKTQGLRICEEKRLLQRPPWSEQGPRRPKSDKYCDFHNEYGPSPMTVDN